Genomic DNA from Brenneria izadpanahii:
GGCCGCGTATGTGAAATTACCTATCGTAAGTCACAATGTTAAAATAATTAATTGTTCGCCGGTTGTAATTGCGGCGATGCCGTATTCTTGCAAAAACCTTATCGCCGGTGTTTCCCTTGCCGTGATATATCGCCAGCGACGATTCATTAGGACAACCCCGGAGATAAGGTGAGAGATTTTTGTTTTTAACGGTATTGTAAGCTAATTGGCATCAGCCTGGTGATTAGTCTTATCAAATAGTATTATTTGTGCTGTTGTATTTTTTAATGCATTTGCCAGAGAAATAATGAATTTATTGTTTTAACAAGCATTTTCAGGGATGATGATTTTTTTCATTGAGATAATAAAGTAATCGTCCTTTTTAAATATTTTTCCGCCTCGATCTGCACTCATCATAGCAAGTTTGAAAAAATCATCGCTTCCGATATCAAAGGCCAACTTTATTTTTTTAGCAATGCCGGATTTAATTAGCTCTTCAGCCTCATGATATGTAGATGCCTGAACTAATGACATAATAACTCCTTCAATGAAGTGTTGTGGGTAATCCTTATGTGTCAAATATACTTTATTTTTATTTCACTAAAATGAATAATTGTTTACAGTTTAATGAATTGGCGCTATTTGATTATAACCGGTTGATTCCGCAGGGAAGGGGGCGGCCGGCAAAGTAGCTGCGCTAACCCGGATACGGCCTGAAGTATGACGCGCATATGGAGCTTTTTTACTTTTTTGACATGCTTCTGACACAGAAACGCGTTATGGTTGCTCCGTTATCTGCTTACCACGTTCGTTGAGTTGTTCCTGGAACAATCGGGAGGATGTATGAGCTATGTTAATAACATCATCATAGTACATGGATTCTTATCAACGCCACGGCACCATTGGTTCCAATGGTTGCGCCAACAGTGTGAAGACGCCAACGTCCACGTTCTTATCCCCAAAATGCCTATGCCGCGTGCGCCCAAGCCAGATAAATGGCTGGCGAAACTGAGTAAAACCATTGATATACCAAATGAAAAAACCTGGTTTATTGGTCATAGCCTGGGGTGTATCACCGTTTTACGCTACTTGTCTTCTTTGCGCGGGCGGTTGAAAGTCGGGGGCGTAATCTTGGTTTCCGGTTTTTCAGAACAGATTGAAACGCATCCGGAACTTAACGATTTCACCGCAGCACAGATTGATTTCGATTTATTACGCCAAACGATAAAACATCGCATCGCCATCCTGTCGTCCAACGATCCCGTCGTTGCCCCGCATCATACGGTAAAACTGCGCGAGCAGCTGGATGCAGAACTATACAGCTTTACCGGATGCGGACATTTTCTAGGCTGTGATGGTTTTCATCAATTTCCCGCATTGAACAACATACTGCGTAACTACTTAAAATAGTCCCGCTTATCAGCGGATTTTATCAAGACGCAAAATTTTCCATCACCAGGTGTCCGGGGGCGACTTCCGTATAGATTCGCTGCGGAGGCGCATAATCGAGAGGCCGGACGGGGCTCCTCAACTCATCAATGGCGGCGTTGCGGCGCACTCGCCGGCGCGCAGGGTCGGGAACCGGTACGGCGGCAATCAACTTCTGGGTATAGGGATGCTGCGGGTTGGTAAAGATCGCCGCGCGCGGGCCGATCTCGACGATTTCCCCCAGACACATCACCGCCACCCGATGGCTGACGCGCTCCACGACGGCCATATCATGAGAAATAAAGAGAAATGCAATCTTGAACTGCTCTTGTAGGTCGAGCAATAGATTGCAAATCTGTGCTTTGATCGACACATCAAGGGCGGAAACGCTCTCATCAGCAATGATAACCTTCGGATTGAGCGCCAATGCACGGGCAATCGCCACGCGCTGGCGTTGGCCGCCGGAAAATTCATGGGGGTAGCGATCCATCATCGCTGGCGATAGTCCTACCCGTTCCAGCAGGTCGGCAGTCCGTCTGCGCGCTTCGCTATGGGTCGCCAAGCGGTGCTTGATCATCGGCTCGGCGACGGCGGCTCCCACCGTCATGCGGGGATTAAGGCTGGAGAACGGGTCTTGGAAGATCATCTGTACGCTGCGGCGCATGGTGCGCAGCCCGATTAGATCGAGATTCAGCACATCGAATCCGTCAAGCATGACTTCGCCGCTGCGCGGTTCAATCAGCCGGGTAATTGAACGGCCGGTGGTCGATTTCCCACAGCCGGATTCCCCCACCAGCGACAGCGTCTCTCCCTGAAAAAGATCAAACGAAATGTTTTCCACCGCATGTACCGCGCCGCTTGTGCGGCCAAGCAGACCGGAGCGAATATCGAATCGCGTCACCAGGTTCTTTACCGACAGTACCGGCGTGCGGCCGCCTTCGACCGTATCCGGCACATCTTTGGCTTCCGTGATCGCTCCGCTTGCCATATCGATGTGCGGGAAGCGGAGCGGCCAGGCGTGGCCCTCCATGGAACCGAGCTTCGGTACCGCGGCCAGCAGCGCTCGCGTGTAAGGATGTTTTCCATGATGAAAAATATTGGCGGTTTCGCCGGTTTCCACCTGATCGCCGCGGAACATCACAATCGTGCGATCGGCGATTTCCGCTACCACGCCCATGTCATGGGTGATAAACAGCACGGCCATGCCTTCTTCTTCCTGCAACTGCTTGATGAGATCCAATATCTGGCCCTGAATGGTAACGTCCAGCGCGGTAGTGGGTTCATCGGCGATCAGCAGTTTGGGGCGGGAGGCCAGCGCCATGGCGATCATCACGCGCTGGCGCATCCCGCCGGAAAACTGATGGGGGTATTCATCGAACCGCCCCTGAGCATTGGGGATTCGCACCTTTTCCAGTAGACGGATGGTTTCCGCCCGGGCTTCGGCTTTATCCATGCCCTTATGACGGCGCAGCACCTCTGAAATTTGTCTGCCGATGGTGAACACCGGATTGAGCGACGTCATCGGTTCCTGAAAGATCATGGCCGCGTCATTACCGCGCACGCCGCGCATACGCTTTTCCGACAAAGACAGAATATCTTTGCCGTTGAGTACGATCTTCCCTTCAATACGGCTTGCGCGGGGATCGAGCAGACGCATAATGGAAAGCGAAGTGACGCTTTTGCCGGAACCGCTCTCGCCGACGACCGCCACCGTTTCTCCCGCCTTTACCTCGAAGGAAATATCACGAACGACCGGTTTCCATTGTCCGTCCACCAGGAAGGCGGTAGTGAGATTCTGAACCGAAAGTACGGTTTCCGGCGTCGGCTTTATCTCATTTATGGTCATGTTTTTCCTCAACATCATGCTGCTGTCTGTCGTGTATCGAACCATCGGCAAGCCCGCCGGTTCGATAACCGTCCGCTTTGAGCCAATTTGTCATCGGCCAATCGCATATGCCTGCATCAGGCGCGGCGTGGCGGCCGCGTGCAACAGGCCATCGGGATCGCGTCGGGCGGCGGTTAAGCGCCCGATCGTCCAGGGAGCGGCGGTGGAAATTTTATGGCCCCGCGCGCTTAACGCCGCCAATACGGCTTCGCCAATACTGCTTTCGATCATCACATTGCCGGGTTGCCGGGTACGCGGATAGAACGAACCGGGAAAATGCGCGGTATGGAACAGCGGCAGGTCGATGGCTTGTTGCAGGTTCATACCGAAATGCGCGTAACGCAGAAAGAACGACAGCTGCCACTGGTCTTGCTGATCGCCGCCGGGCGTACCGAACGCCAGCGTCGGCCTGCCCTGATACAGCGCCAGCGAGGGCGTCAGCGTGGTGCGCGGCCGCTTGCCGGGCGCCAGCGATGTCGGCAGGCCGGGCTTCAGCCAGAACATCTGGGCGCGGGAATTGAGGCAGAAGCCAAGCCCCGGAATGATGGGGGACGATTGCAGCCAGCCGCCCGACGGCGTGACGGAAACGATATTGCCTTCGCGATCGATGACATCAATATGCACCGTGTCGCCGCGTTTCTCTGTGAGGTGCGACATGGTAGGTTCATAGACGGCGCCGGTGCCGCGCATGGCGTTCAGCATCCGCAGGGTGAGATCGTACTGTTCCTCAAAGCCGGGCAGGCGGCCGGGGCGCAAATCCAGCGACGCTTGCGCGCCAATCAGTTTGCGGCGCTCCCGGTTGTAACTATCGGAAAGCAGCGTCTCAATCGGCACCTGGGAAAATGCGGGATCGCCGTAATAAACTTCGCGGTCGGCGTAGGCCAGCTTCATCGCTTCCACTACGGTGTGTACAAATTCAACTCCGGCCGGATCCATTGCGCCGATATCGATGCCTTTCAGTAAAGCCAGCGATTGCAGTAGCACCGGCCCTTGTCCCCATGGCCCCGTTTTGGCGATGGTCCAGCCGTGGTAGTCGTAGGTGAGGGGTTCTTCGATGGTGGCGCGCCAGTTAGCCAGATCTTCGGTGGTCAGCACCGCCTTGTTACGCTTGCCGCTGGCGTCCATGACTTCGGCCGTCTTTAGGTAGTCGCCGATCGCGTCGGCGACGAAGCCGCGATAGAACGCATCCCTTGCCGCTTCAATGCCCGCTTCGCGGCCGGTTTTGGCTTCGGCTTCGCTGATGATCCGCCGCCAGGTATTGGCCAGAACCGGGTTTTTGAAATTTGACAGCGCTTCCGGCGCTGCGCCGCCCGGCAGCCAGGTGGCATAGGAGGTCGGCCACTCTTTTTTGAAAAATTCGCCGAGATCGCCGATCGTCGCCGCGACGCGCGGCAGCAGCGGATGGCCGTTTTCCAGATAGTGGATCGCCGGCTCCAGCACCTGGCGCACGCTCATGGTGCCGTAATCGCGCAGCATCAGCATCCAGCCGTCAAAGGCGCCGGGAATGACGGTGGCAAGCAGGCCGTCGCCGGGGATCAAATCGAGTCCTTCGTCGCTATAGCGCTCGATGGTGGCGCCGGCCGGCGCGGTTCCCTGCGCGCAGATGACTTCTACTTTGTCTTTCCTGCGGGAATAGATGACGGCGGGCATATCGCCGCCGGGGCCGTTCAGATGGGGTTCGAATACCTGCAAGGCAAAGCCGGTCGCCACGGCGGCGTCAAACGCGTTGCCTCCCTTTTCCAGAATGCTCATGCCGACGGCGGAGGCCATCCAGTGGGTTGACGTCACAACGCCGAATGTGCCGAGGATTTCGGGGCGAGTGGTGAATGCGTGCATAACGATATCCTTTTGTCTGTGTTTTAATTTTCGCGCGGATCGAGCGCATCGCGCAGACCATCGCCAAGGAGATTGAAACCGATAACCACCAGGAAGATCGCCGCGCCGGGCCACAAGGCCATCCATGGCGCCTGCGTCAGGAAGTTTTTGGCGACGTTGAGCATGGAGCCCCAACTGGCGGCCGGCGCCTGCTGGCCCAAACCGAGGAAGGAAAGACTGGCTTCCGCGATAATGGCGGTCGCCACCGTCAGCGTAGACTGAACGATAATCGGCGGCAGGATGTTCGGCAGAATATAGCGCAGCAGAATATCGCCATGCCCGAGACCGATGGAGCGGGCGCCTTCGATATAGTCCTCGTTTTTTACCGCCAGCACCTGCGAACGCGTCAGACGCACGAAAATCGGCATGGCCGAGAGGCCGATTGCGATCATCGCGTTGGTCAGGCTCGGTCCGAGAAATGCCGCCAGCGCAATCGCCATGATCAGAAAGGGCATAGCGAGAAACGCTTCGGTAATGCGGGAGATGACCTGATCGATCCAGCCGCCGAAGTAACCGGAGATCAGGCCGAAGGGAACGCCCGTCAGCACCGCGATGGCGACGGAGATCACGCCGGCCATCAGCGACGCCTGCGCCCCCCATACCATGCGCGCAAGCACGTCGCGGCCGATATCGTCCGTACCGAGCCAATGAACGGCGGAAGGCGCCTTGCGGATGGCG
This window encodes:
- a CDS encoding ABC transporter ATP-binding protein; this encodes MTINEIKPTPETVLSVQNLTTAFLVDGQWKPVVRDISFEVKAGETVAVVGESGSGKSVTSLSIMRLLDPRASRIEGKIVLNGKDILSLSEKRMRGVRGNDAAMIFQEPMTSLNPVFTIGRQISEVLRRHKGMDKAEARAETIRLLEKVRIPNAQGRFDEYPHQFSGGMRQRVMIAMALASRPKLLIADEPTTALDVTIQGQILDLIKQLQEEEGMAVLFITHDMGVVAEIADRTIVMFRGDQVETGETANIFHHGKHPYTRALLAAVPKLGSMEGHAWPLRFPHIDMASGAITEAKDVPDTVEGGRTPVLSVKNLVTRFDIRSGLLGRTSGAVHAVENISFDLFQGETLSLVGESGCGKSTTGRSITRLIEPRSGEVMLDGFDVLNLDLIGLRTMRRSVQMIFQDPFSSLNPRMTVGAAVAEPMIKHRLATHSEARRRTADLLERVGLSPAMMDRYPHEFSGGQRQRVAIARALALNPKVIIADESVSALDVSIKAQICNLLLDLQEQFKIAFLFISHDMAVVERVSHRVAVMCLGEIVEIGPRAAIFTNPQHPYTQKLIAAVPVPDPARRRVRRNAAIDELRSPVRPLDYAPPQRIYTEVAPGHLVMENFAS
- a CDS encoding RBBP9/YdeN family alpha/beta hydrolase, which gives rise to MSYVNNIIIVHGFLSTPRHHWFQWLRQQCEDANVHVLIPKMPMPRAPKPDKWLAKLSKTIDIPNEKTWFIGHSLGCITVLRYLSSLRGRLKVGGVILVSGFSEQIETHPELNDFTAAQIDFDLLRQTIKHRIAILSSNDPVVAPHHTVKLREQLDAELYSFTGCGHFLGCDGFHQFPALNNILRNYLK
- a CDS encoding ABC transporter permease, yielding MSISDPQLAAPQAVRESRAWKKMKRNRSSIAGLIIIVFFTLLAILAPFLPLADPYATSWSAIRKAPSAVHWLGTDDIGRDVLARMVWGAQASLMAGVISVAIAVLTGVPFGLISGYFGGWIDQVISRITEAFLAMPFLIMAIALAAFLGPSLTNAMIAIGLSAMPIFVRLTRSQVLAVKNEDYIEGARSIGLGHGDILLRYILPNILPPIIVQSTLTVATAIIAEASLSFLGLGQQAPAASWGSMLNVAKNFLTQAPWMALWPGAAIFLVVIGFNLLGDGLRDALDPREN
- a CDS encoding gamma-glutamyltransferase family protein; the encoded protein is MHAFTTRPEILGTFGVVTSTHWMASAVGMSILEKGGNAFDAAVATGFALQVFEPHLNGPGGDMPAVIYSRRKDKVEVICAQGTAPAGATIERYSDEGLDLIPGDGLLATVIPGAFDGWMLMLRDYGTMSVRQVLEPAIHYLENGHPLLPRVAATIGDLGEFFKKEWPTSYATWLPGGAAPEALSNFKNPVLANTWRRIISEAEAKTGREAGIEAARDAFYRGFVADAIGDYLKTAEVMDASGKRNKAVLTTEDLANWRATIEEPLTYDYHGWTIAKTGPWGQGPVLLQSLALLKGIDIGAMDPAGVEFVHTVVEAMKLAYADREVYYGDPAFSQVPIETLLSDSYNRERRKLIGAQASLDLRPGRLPGFEEQYDLTLRMLNAMRGTGAVYEPTMSHLTEKRGDTVHIDVIDREGNIVSVTPSGGWLQSSPIIPGLGFCLNSRAQMFWLKPGLPTSLAPGKRPRTTLTPSLALYQGRPTLAFGTPGGDQQDQWQLSFFLRYAHFGMNLQQAIDLPLFHTAHFPGSFYPRTRQPGNVMIESSIGEAVLAALSARGHKISTAAPWTIGRLTAARRDPDGLLHAAATPRLMQAYAIGR